The Gemmata palustris genome includes a region encoding these proteins:
- a CDS encoding serine/threonine-protein kinase — protein MTPHQDDQTVHSQRVPTSALSRTEPDVGPDTSSPSQAHDATIVRVAPSAVTVNEMADAANFGRYELVGELARGGMGVVYRARQHGLDRLVALKMILDTGTDKEAAQRFLQEARAAAALDHPNVVPIYDIDEIGGRPYFTMALIEGPNLRGYVDANGLPSIPVLVSLFAQIVSGVAHAHKHGIVHRDLKPANVLIDKDGRPRVTDFGLAKRSSVDSNLTATGQVVGTPAYMAPEQARDSKDVGPPADVYALGAILYFMLTGQAPFHAESVTDLLIKVVMEPPVPPRQLQPEVPPDVEALCLRCLAKAPADRFADAQELMMALAPITDQYLTPSANLTPSAAQIAFPKARTTPSIGSIPFTNAVDSVPSLGAALPKLSAAAPATEPVSAVDTTTKAPNRKPQLIALGAIAVALLGAAGYLVTRDKTRPDAPVAENGTAPDAKSADQFTWPVVARADFGLKVELVAPAAAKSADGIIQLTAGTAMNVHLKADRDCRVSVWVLDPAGHAMRLFPNDDEPDDRLTANRERVVPGNAKYTLETTPTEGTGADRLRVIATTGAQPAFPEGVKNGRFTVYSAEKDREKLASTVRGVVVKKSGTPDTTIGSVTEAELQFRVKK, from the coding sequence ATGACCCCGCACCAAGACGACCAGACCGTGCACAGCCAACGGGTTCCCACTTCCGCGCTCAGCCGCACCGAACCGGACGTGGGGCCGGACACGAGTTCCCCGAGCCAGGCGCACGACGCGACCATCGTCCGAGTCGCGCCGTCGGCCGTCACCGTGAACGAGATGGCCGACGCCGCCAATTTCGGCCGGTACGAACTGGTCGGCGAACTCGCGCGCGGGGGCATGGGAGTCGTGTACCGCGCCCGACAGCACGGGCTGGACCGGCTCGTCGCGCTGAAGATGATCCTCGACACCGGCACCGATAAGGAAGCCGCGCAGCGGTTCCTTCAAGAAGCGCGGGCCGCGGCCGCGCTCGACCACCCGAACGTGGTCCCCATTTACGACATCGACGAGATCGGCGGGCGCCCCTACTTCACGATGGCGCTCATCGAGGGGCCGAACCTGCGCGGGTACGTGGACGCGAACGGGCTCCCCTCGATACCGGTGCTCGTGTCGCTGTTCGCGCAGATCGTCTCGGGCGTGGCCCACGCTCACAAGCACGGCATCGTTCACCGCGACCTGAAGCCCGCGAACGTACTGATTGACAAGGACGGGCGCCCGCGCGTGACCGACTTCGGTCTCGCGAAGCGCTCCTCGGTCGACTCGAACCTGACCGCCACGGGACAGGTCGTGGGCACGCCCGCGTACATGGCGCCGGAACAGGCCCGCGACAGCAAGGACGTCGGCCCCCCCGCCGACGTGTACGCCCTCGGCGCGATCCTGTACTTCATGCTCACCGGTCAGGCGCCGTTCCACGCGGAAAGCGTGACGGACCTGCTCATCAAGGTGGTGATGGAGCCGCCGGTGCCCCCCCGTCAACTCCAACCAGAAGTGCCGCCCGACGTCGAGGCCCTGTGTTTACGGTGCCTCGCGAAGGCGCCCGCCGACCGGTTCGCGGACGCACAAGAGCTGATGATGGCTCTCGCGCCGATCACCGACCAGTACCTCACACCCTCGGCAAACCTCACACCCTCGGCGGCCCAGATCGCGTTCCCCAAGGCACGAACGACTCCCTCGATCGGGAGCATCCCGTTCACCAACGCTGTGGATTCCGTGCCGTCGCTCGGGGCCGCGCTTCCCAAACTCAGTGCCGCCGCACCCGCGACTGAACCCGTATCCGCTGTCGACACAACAACCAAGGCCCCGAACCGCAAGCCGCAGTTGATCGCGCTCGGAGCGATCGCGGTCGCGCTGTTGGGTGCGGCCGGGTACCTCGTGACCCGCGACAAGACAAGGCCCGATGCGCCGGTAGCCGAGAACGGCACGGCCCCGGATGCGAAGTCGGCGGACCAGTTCACGTGGCCCGTGGTCGCGCGAGCCGATTTCGGACTGAAAGTCGAACTCGTTGCCCCCGCCGCCGCGAAGAGCGCGGACGGGATCATCCAGCTCACCGCGGGAACCGCGATGAACGTCCACCTGAAGGCGGACCGGGACTGCCGGGTGTCGGTCTGGGTGCTCGATCCCGCCGGGCACGCGATGCGCCTTTTCCCCAACGACGACGAGCCCGACGACCGGCTGACCGCGAACCGCGAGCGCGTGGTGCCGGGTAACGCCAAGTACACGCTCGAAACCACTCCGACCGAGGGCACGGGCGCCGACCGACTCCGGGTGATCGCGACCACGGGCGCACAACCCGCGTTCCCGGAGGGCGTGAAGAACGGCCGGTTCACGGTGTATTCCGCCGAGAAGGACCGCGAGAAACTCGCCTCCACGGTGCGCGGCGTCGTGGTCAAGAAGTCCGGCACGCCCGACACGACCATTGGGTCGGTGACGGAAGCCGAGCTCCAGTTCCGTGTGAAAAAGTAA
- a CDS encoding CHAT domain-containing protein: protein MFPTAVVLLLVAAPPTVTDPAVDFRSAERLYTAERFGEAEPLYRNALETDDRFLKREAYNRLMNLYVRTGRPDKGLAIVTAFRTWLRQVGDTDPAGTELVAAQCHLELGYVDAAEKSLAVALGGALTPERRLDALRLRAEIALQKKDASEKPHWAELEKAAAKMLAGAERANDGPLRVTAGRALAEARFRLGDTDGALAVLAAFPELHDKLEDQLGRRDTQRQRAKLLAAKGQFADAAKLFQESLDLHRKHQAKRRLLAGDVLAEWSAAALAAGRSADAVKLRDAAAVEYRAALDAPADNPDADGTLAAFVRLQALTRSAKQFAQALEVSRSAGERWAGDPLLDARLKADRGGLELMASAYQTARKLLTEALADLETAEPPNLRALPKVLVNLATAELACDAPERAEPLLTRCAELYRKYKLPTDAVRVECDYLSGVAAGRKGAFADAIGHFRAGLALCDAVGASAEPVRFNLWLNIALIHKEQGDTDAASESLKSAAAVLARYAEPDDLSAALIDAVRADLFLSQGLIGPALKLVPHLEAVSAKHARSAGYLGATARHVRALDLLSRKDIAAAEAIWTELADAQRKDGHILLARTLNFLGICAELRGSPTDATKRFEEARAFQGNRPRCPPATRAITLWRLAVLADKAGKRDQAKKLLTEVFDVADRARLNTFGEAAQRAQFFAQFAPAFEMLAAWCARDNDGEGVLRVVARSRSRTLLDQMLAAGVDPRDRLTGDNRTALLAREADARRTVSRLRTQAMQLTSDQAEDPAAKKLLAELETAQKEYAESWREIANADPLTRVLTDPAFAETSLAQVRKEAHKSGGVLLTYMVGRDASFAVLCTDPATAPQVFRLFAPRAVASDIGDAPAGDLVARAGFRGISLKSNTQQPERPATPATVENVQLTDTVVARLVNHYLQQIADPSFNPTRGIALVSRTPGAGTRATVSETLGDAVLPPALREKIRASRAKRIVLVPDGALHKLPFEALTLSAEPTTVYALDELPAVCYAPSLAVLAVVLNRPRVTEGEPALLTVGDPAYHESEPTAGPLSRGGALPRLPYTATESKKVRQYFAPDRVTALEQADATEVKVVAALPGKRFIHLAAHGFADEAFGNAFAAVALTPPPRGREDSNNDGFLTLHEISRLKLTGCELTVLSACVTNVGPQRPLEAGVTLAGAFLGAGSRGVMASCWSVDDRATAEMMAAFFGAVRPERGKGAAYPEALKNARLAVRGKPGWEAPFFWAPFVYLGPPD, encoded by the coding sequence ATGTTCCCCACCGCGGTCGTTCTCCTCCTGGTCGCAGCGCCGCCCACTGTGACCGACCCCGCCGTCGACTTCCGAAGCGCCGAGCGCCTCTACACCGCCGAGCGCTTCGGCGAAGCGGAACCGCTCTACCGGAACGCGCTCGAAACCGACGACCGATTCCTCAAGCGCGAGGCTTACAACCGGCTGATGAACCTCTACGTGCGCACCGGGCGCCCGGACAAAGGGCTGGCGATCGTCACCGCCTTCCGCACCTGGTTGCGGCAAGTCGGCGACACGGACCCCGCCGGGACGGAACTCGTCGCCGCGCAGTGCCACCTCGAACTCGGGTACGTTGACGCGGCCGAAAAGAGCCTCGCTGTCGCGCTGGGCGGAGCACTGACGCCGGAGCGCCGGCTGGACGCACTGCGACTCCGTGCCGAGATCGCGCTCCAGAAGAAAGACGCCAGCGAGAAACCGCACTGGGCCGAACTGGAAAAGGCCGCCGCAAAAATGCTGGCGGGCGCGGAGCGCGCGAACGACGGCCCGCTCCGCGTGACCGCCGGGCGCGCCCTCGCGGAAGCGCGGTTCCGGCTCGGCGACACTGACGGCGCGCTGGCGGTACTCGCCGCGTTCCCGGAACTGCACGATAAACTCGAAGACCAACTCGGCCGGCGCGACACGCAGCGCCAGCGCGCGAAGCTCCTCGCGGCGAAGGGCCAGTTCGCGGACGCGGCCAAGCTGTTCCAAGAATCACTTGACCTCCACCGCAAGCACCAAGCCAAGCGCCGGCTCTTGGCGGGCGATGTCCTCGCGGAATGGTCCGCGGCGGCACTCGCGGCCGGTAGATCCGCGGACGCGGTGAAGCTCCGCGACGCGGCCGCGGTCGAGTACCGGGCCGCACTCGATGCCCCCGCGGACAACCCGGACGCGGACGGAACTCTTGCTGCGTTCGTGCGACTCCAGGCACTCACGCGCAGCGCGAAGCAATTCGCACAGGCGCTCGAAGTGTCCCGGAGCGCGGGGGAGCGCTGGGCCGGCGACCCGCTCCTCGACGCGCGGTTGAAAGCCGATCGCGGTGGCCTGGAACTGATGGCGTCCGCGTACCAGACCGCCCGCAAGCTGCTAACCGAGGCGCTCGCCGATCTTGAAACAGCCGAGCCGCCGAACCTGCGCGCGCTGCCCAAAGTCCTCGTAAACCTCGCGACCGCGGAACTCGCGTGCGATGCCCCGGAGCGCGCCGAACCGCTGCTCACGCGCTGCGCCGAACTGTACCGCAAGTACAAGCTCCCGACCGATGCCGTGCGCGTCGAGTGCGACTACCTCTCCGGCGTGGCGGCGGGCCGCAAGGGGGCGTTCGCCGACGCGATCGGCCACTTCCGCGCCGGGCTCGCACTCTGCGACGCGGTCGGGGCCAGCGCCGAGCCGGTGCGTTTCAATCTGTGGCTCAACATCGCGCTCATTCACAAAGAACAGGGCGATACGGACGCGGCGAGCGAATCGCTCAAGAGCGCGGCCGCGGTACTCGCGCGCTACGCGGAGCCGGACGACCTGAGCGCGGCACTCATCGATGCGGTGCGCGCCGACCTGTTCCTGTCGCAGGGGTTGATCGGCCCGGCACTCAAACTGGTCCCGCACCTCGAAGCCGTGAGCGCCAAGCACGCCCGGAGCGCCGGGTACCTCGGGGCAACGGCGCGGCACGTTCGCGCGCTCGATTTGCTCTCGCGGAAGGACATCGCCGCGGCGGAAGCGATTTGGACCGAACTCGCCGACGCCCAGCGCAAGGACGGGCACATTTTGCTCGCCCGCACGCTGAACTTTCTGGGTATCTGCGCAGAACTCCGCGGTTCCCCCACGGACGCCACCAAGCGCTTCGAGGAAGCCCGCGCGTTCCAGGGCAATCGACCGCGGTGCCCGCCGGCCACGCGCGCGATCACCCTCTGGCGCCTCGCGGTCCTCGCGGACAAGGCCGGCAAGCGGGACCAAGCGAAGAAGCTCCTCACCGAAGTCTTCGATGTCGCCGACCGCGCGCGGCTCAACACCTTCGGCGAAGCGGCGCAGCGCGCGCAGTTCTTCGCCCAGTTCGCGCCCGCGTTCGAGATGCTTGCCGCGTGGTGCGCCCGCGACAACGACGGCGAGGGCGTGCTGCGCGTGGTCGCGCGGAGCCGGAGCCGGACGCTGCTCGACCAGATGCTCGCGGCCGGGGTGGACCCGCGCGACCGCCTCACCGGGGACAACCGAACAGCGCTCCTAGCACGCGAAGCGGACGCCCGCCGCACGGTGTCGCGCTTGCGGACCCAGGCGATGCAACTAACCAGCGATCAGGCCGAAGACCCGGCCGCGAAGAAGCTCCTCGCGGAACTCGAAACGGCCCAAAAAGAGTACGCCGAGTCGTGGCGCGAGATTGCGAACGCGGACCCGCTCACGCGCGTGCTGACCGACCCTGCGTTCGCGGAAACGTCGCTCGCACAGGTGCGGAAGGAGGCCCACAAGTCCGGCGGGGTGCTGCTCACGTACATGGTCGGGCGCGACGCGAGTTTCGCGGTCCTCTGCACCGACCCGGCGACCGCCCCGCAAGTGTTCCGACTGTTCGCGCCGCGCGCGGTGGCGAGCGACATCGGCGACGCACCCGCGGGCGATCTGGTAGCCCGCGCCGGGTTCCGCGGGATCTCGCTCAAGTCGAACACGCAGCAGCCGGAGCGCCCGGCCACGCCCGCAACGGTTGAGAACGTGCAGCTCACGGACACGGTCGTCGCGCGCCTGGTCAACCACTACCTCCAGCAGATCGCGGACCCGTCGTTCAACCCCACGCGGGGCATCGCGCTCGTTTCGCGCACCCCGGGCGCCGGCACCCGGGCCACAGTATCAGAAACCCTCGGCGACGCGGTGCTCCCGCCCGCACTGCGCGAGAAAATCCGCGCGAGCCGGGCGAAGCGGATCGTACTCGTTCCCGACGGCGCGCTTCACAAGTTACCGTTCGAGGCACTGACGCTCTCGGCCGAACCCACGACGGTGTACGCACTCGATGAACTCCCGGCCGTGTGCTACGCTCCGTCGCTCGCGGTCCTCGCGGTGGTGCTGAACCGGCCGCGTGTTACCGAGGGCGAACCGGCACTCCTCACGGTCGGCGACCCGGCGTACCACGAATCCGAACCCACGGCCGGTCCGCTCTCGCGGGGCGGCGCGCTCCCGCGCCTGCCGTACACCGCGACCGAGAGCAAGAAGGTGCGCCAATACTTTGCACCCGACCGCGTGACGGCTCTGGAACAGGCCGACGCGACCGAGGTGAAGGTGGTGGCCGCGCTGCCCGGCAAGCGGTTCATTCACCTCGCGGCCCACGGCTTCGCGGACGAAGCGTTCGGCAATGCGTTCGCCGCGGTCGCCCTCACGCCGCCCCCGCGCGGGCGCGAGGACTCGAACAACGACGGCTTCCTGACGCTGCACGAGATCTCGCGCCTCAAACTGACCGGGTGCGAACTCACGGTACTCAGCGCGTGCGTTACGAACGTCGGCCCGCAGCGCCCGCTCGAAGCGGGAGTCACGCTCGCGGGCGCGTTCCTCGGCGCCGGGTCGCGCGGGGTCATGGCGAGTTGCTGGTCGGTAGACGACCGCGCAACGGCCGAGATGATGGCCGCGTTCTTCGGCGCGGTTCGGCCCGAGAGGGGTAAAGGCGCTGCGTACCCGGAGGCACTCAAGAATGCCCGCCTCGCGGTTCGCGGAAAGCCGGGTTGGGAAGCCCCGTTCTTCTGGGCGCCGTTTGTCTACCTCGGCCCACCGGATTAG
- a CDS encoding outer membrane protein assembly factor BamB family protein produces MSIVAQCPHCETRFNLQSDMNGKSMRCPNLECRQVFTVRALQATAPPEPIPELPPEPKLPPKSPPPKPTRVRSAKSAQPAVVEATIVDAVVAPPKMKEVVWSEGTDVPPPTAPKKGKKPLKPEATEDVDDDFLVKRKKKSNRRPMILAGMAIFILALLGFTGLYLLRYVGLKEEQLATQAKEEYGRGDYGTSAKTYTKLTKEYSDSKRIDEYKFFADLSEMQTVVRSVTNRNDYAPAVTRLNAFIEAQKESPLAKPTSGYGRDVLEAGKKLGEDVAGFAEDRVKAFVANRTKSDELELADKAIAAGRELLPVLDQFRGPDDPPLDKIRGALDQVEKGVKRERDRSAAIAKARGQLEKPTDALIQSAEADLRSAGFLEDAEAQKIIADAKGKLLDLVQYVPDPAERQPPPPTAAASLLFVTPVGKTKIRESGPGDPTTVFLCVARGILYAFNEGTGALVWATRVGPDVTDPPAIARVDLDTGPTDIAVVTSSVGNAPAVSGHELRAGKLLWYQPLIAAPAGPAVVVGSRAFVPLRDALGSVYEFDLKTGQRIGYIRLGQPVAEKGAVLRPGTSLLYVAAEARRLYVLDASGKDDAGNRLNPRCVQVIATGHLAGTLKIPPLFIGPEGTEPAERWMVLSQTDGTAVTKLRVFSVGALSPPPADGSTVPETPAVPVVALPVPGWVWFPPASDGERLAVASDTGHLRLFGVNQAGNLDKPLFPLPGPVQPGLVDDRPLRGLVIPLEESEYWLLAGGYLQKARLALVPSKGQEVVLAGPRINVGEPVHAAQVNVRKDTACLVVRSPNSSGCRAVAFDLRTGEVRWQRQLGLVPAKVSSAEQFAAPIPQGDNFVLVDEDGGIVVVPAASGVRTGEALPAPDGWVIASAPPNATGSTVVSAAADGKLVFAVTPITGADGPKFVVRQVAGGKLVQQDEVNAPAALAGQPAVVGGILYLPTADGFVNRFTPSTGVANPASLTPGPSWRSDRPPANAVCSITALSDSSFATSDGGKKLSRWEWGNAANARWSPAGSWELQERVAGPGVVLPPTEPGAPPRFVVADTSGSVWLFAADKAGQHLRRWRGGGGGLPTGRPSSALVAQPVDAARFVVTYVVDGKSVAALNPDHEDPLWVLQTATDASNTIMGAPQPAGDNRWVVTDLAGRIVLIDGTTGEVLARPAVGLPGAVPTAASGVAAHTALTPLSDGSAVVTELPKKEAPKKE; encoded by the coding sequence GTGTCGATCGTTGCACAGTGCCCACACTGCGAAACGCGCTTCAACCTTCAGTCGGATATGAACGGGAAGTCGATGCGGTGCCCGAACCTGGAATGCCGACAGGTGTTCACGGTTCGGGCCCTGCAAGCCACTGCGCCACCCGAACCGATCCCGGAACTCCCGCCCGAACCGAAGCTGCCCCCCAAATCGCCGCCACCGAAGCCGACACGGGTCAGGTCCGCGAAATCCGCGCAGCCGGCTGTGGTCGAGGCGACCATTGTGGACGCCGTGGTCGCGCCCCCGAAGATGAAGGAGGTCGTGTGGTCCGAGGGGACCGACGTTCCTCCGCCCACGGCGCCGAAGAAGGGAAAGAAGCCGCTCAAACCCGAGGCGACCGAGGACGTTGACGACGATTTCTTGGTGAAGCGCAAGAAGAAGAGCAATCGCCGGCCGATGATCCTCGCGGGGATGGCGATCTTCATCCTCGCGCTTCTCGGGTTCACCGGGCTCTACCTTCTCCGTTATGTGGGTTTGAAGGAGGAGCAACTGGCGACCCAAGCGAAGGAGGAGTACGGGCGGGGCGACTACGGAACCTCCGCGAAGACCTACACCAAACTCACCAAAGAATATTCCGATAGCAAGCGGATCGACGAGTACAAGTTCTTCGCCGACCTCTCCGAAATGCAGACGGTGGTGCGCTCGGTTACGAACCGCAACGATTACGCCCCCGCGGTAACGCGGCTCAATGCGTTCATCGAGGCGCAGAAGGAGTCGCCGCTCGCCAAGCCGACGTCCGGGTACGGCCGCGACGTGCTCGAAGCGGGGAAGAAACTCGGTGAGGACGTCGCCGGGTTCGCGGAGGACCGCGTCAAAGCGTTTGTCGCGAACCGCACGAAGTCGGACGAGTTGGAACTCGCGGACAAGGCTATTGCCGCCGGGCGCGAGCTGCTGCCGGTACTCGACCAGTTCCGCGGACCCGATGATCCCCCGCTCGACAAGATCCGTGGGGCGCTCGATCAGGTCGAGAAGGGCGTCAAGCGCGAGCGCGACCGGTCGGCCGCAATCGCCAAGGCGCGGGGGCAACTCGAAAAACCCACCGACGCGCTGATTCAGAGTGCGGAAGCGGACCTCAGATCCGCGGGGTTCCTCGAAGACGCCGAGGCGCAAAAGATCATCGCCGACGCGAAGGGCAAGCTCCTCGACCTCGTCCAGTACGTCCCCGATCCGGCCGAGCGGCAACCGCCCCCGCCGACCGCTGCCGCGTCGCTGCTGTTCGTCACGCCCGTGGGGAAGACCAAGATCCGCGAGTCCGGGCCGGGCGATCCGACCACGGTGTTCTTGTGCGTCGCGCGCGGCATTCTGTACGCCTTCAACGAGGGCACCGGGGCGCTCGTGTGGGCCACGCGGGTCGGCCCCGACGTGACCGATCCGCCGGCCATTGCGCGCGTGGACCTCGATACCGGCCCGACCGATATTGCCGTGGTCACGTCGAGCGTGGGTAACGCGCCGGCCGTATCCGGGCACGAGCTGCGGGCGGGAAAGTTGTTGTGGTACCAGCCGCTCATCGCGGCCCCGGCGGGGCCGGCCGTCGTGGTCGGGAGCCGCGCCTTCGTTCCCCTGCGCGACGCGCTCGGGAGCGTGTACGAGTTCGACCTGAAGACGGGTCAGCGCATCGGGTACATCCGGCTCGGTCAGCCGGTCGCGGAGAAGGGGGCGGTGCTGCGGCCCGGGACCAGTCTCCTGTACGTCGCGGCCGAAGCGCGCCGGCTGTACGTGCTCGACGCCAGTGGAAAGGACGACGCGGGTAACCGGTTGAACCCGCGGTGCGTGCAGGTCATCGCGACCGGGCACCTCGCGGGCACCCTGAAGATCCCCCCGCTGTTCATCGGGCCGGAAGGCACCGAGCCGGCCGAACGGTGGATGGTCCTGTCGCAGACCGACGGGACCGCCGTCACGAAATTGCGAGTGTTCTCGGTCGGGGCCTTAAGCCCCCCGCCCGCCGACGGTTCGACGGTGCCCGAAACGCCCGCGGTGCCGGTCGTCGCACTGCCGGTGCCGGGGTGGGTGTGGTTCCCGCCGGCCAGTGACGGCGAGCGCCTCGCGGTGGCGTCCGATACCGGCCACCTCCGGCTCTTCGGAGTGAACCAAGCGGGGAATTTGGACAAACCGCTGTTCCCACTCCCCGGTCCCGTACAACCGGGACTGGTGGACGACCGGCCGCTGCGCGGGCTCGTGATTCCTCTGGAGGAGTCCGAGTACTGGCTGCTCGCGGGCGGGTACCTTCAGAAAGCGCGGTTGGCCCTGGTGCCGAGTAAGGGGCAGGAAGTTGTGCTCGCGGGGCCGCGGATCAACGTCGGCGAGCCGGTCCACGCAGCACAAGTCAACGTGCGCAAAGACACGGCTTGCTTGGTCGTGCGGTCGCCGAACTCGTCGGGGTGCCGGGCGGTCGCGTTCGACTTGCGCACCGGCGAAGTGCGCTGGCAGCGGCAACTCGGTTTGGTGCCCGCGAAGGTGTCGTCGGCCGAGCAGTTCGCGGCCCCGATCCCGCAGGGAGATAACTTCGTGCTGGTGGACGAGGACGGGGGCATCGTGGTGGTGCCGGCCGCGAGCGGCGTTCGGACGGGAGAGGCGCTCCCCGCGCCGGACGGGTGGGTGATCGCGTCCGCGCCCCCGAACGCGACCGGTTCAACGGTGGTATCGGCGGCCGCGGACGGGAAACTCGTGTTCGCGGTAACACCGATCACGGGTGCCGACGGGCCGAAGTTCGTCGTGCGACAGGTCGCGGGCGGGAAGTTGGTTCAACAGGACGAAGTGAACGCGCCGGCCGCACTCGCGGGTCAACCGGCCGTTGTGGGGGGGATTCTCTACCTCCCGACCGCCGACGGGTTCGTGAACCGGTTCACACCCAGTACGGGAGTCGCGAACCCGGCTTCGCTCACCCCGGGACCGTCGTGGCGGAGCGACCGCCCGCCCGCGAACGCGGTGTGTTCCATCACAGCTCTCTCGGACTCGAGTTTCGCCACCTCGGATGGCGGGAAGAAGTTGAGCCGGTGGGAGTGGGGGAACGCGGCCAACGCGCGCTGGAGCCCGGCCGGTAGTTGGGAACTGCAAGAACGGGTCGCGGGGCCGGGGGTCGTGCTGCCGCCGACCGAACCGGGCGCGCCGCCGCGGTTCGTGGTCGCGGACACGAGCGGGAGCGTGTGGCTGTTCGCGGCCGACAAAGCCGGCCAACACTTACGCCGCTGGCGCGGGGGTGGGGGTGGGCTCCCGACCGGGCGCCCGAGTTCCGCGCTCGTAGCTCAACCCGTTGACGCGGCCCGGTTCGTGGTCACCTACGTGGTCGATGGTAAATCGGTAGCGGCACTCAACCCGGACCACGAAGACCCCCTGTGGGTGCTACAAACGGCGACGGACGCCAGTAACACCATCATGGGCGCGCCACAACCGGCGGGCGACAACCGGTGGGTCGTCACCGACCTCGCGGGCCGTATCGTGTTAATCGACGGAACGACGGGTGAAGTGCTGGCGCGCCCGGCCGTCGGGCTGCCCGGTGCGGTTCCGACGGCCGCGAGCGGTGTCGCAGCGCACACCGCGCTCACGCCACTGTCGGACGGTTCGGCCGTTGTGACCGAATTGCCCAAGAAGGAAGCGCCGAAGAAGGAGTAG